The region AATTTGACCAAATTATACTCAAAAGCTTAACTAGGTCTGAACTAGTGGAGGAGGCTTTAAGTTataattgtaattaaataacaaaaaaatctgTGAAAAGAACCAGTAAATTTTAAGATACAAATAGGACTTATGTAAAAAGTATTCTAAAGTACATTAATAGTTAAatgagaataaaataataaaaacataatatttgaaACCAATAAAGTGGAGCAGAGACTCTgacttcagagccatacttctttatagcacaagacatataaaacaaaactaaacgaATGAACTGAATTACTaacgaacagaaaattttctatgataaTCTTACCTCTGTGGATTTACTGCGGTGGATGAGTTTCCGTCACTACTCCCACTAACTCTTCCAAAAACCAGTTTTCCACTAATAGCCAAcgtattgttattattaaagcCTAAATTGGCTTCATCATAAGGCAGATTTTCAGTCACTTGAGGAGTTTCACTTTCAACAGGAGACTCACTAAAAGACGGCAAAATTTCATTCTGCAAAGGTATTGGGATTTCACACGGAGCTCGAGGGGGTGAAGGAGGAGACACATACTTTTTATTCACAACTATCTCAATTGGGAACGCATTGCCATGCAACTCTGattttgaagcaactaaaaGTTCCCGGACTTTTTTCTTGATCTTTTTAGGCTTCTTTTTAACGAGCAATTTAGGTAAACTATCATCCTTTGACACAGTCGATAAGTTATAAGGTATGCATGGAATAGCAGAAATAGAGGGTTGGGctgttttaaaacaataagatgTTCCTATATCACTCTGTTTCAGCTTTAGCTCCGCCTTTGCTTTAGCTCCTCTAGTACCTTCCGAGGGTGGGACTTGAGAGTTTGGGGGAAGCGCTGAATCGCAAAAATTAGGATCGTCTTGATTGTAGGTActtgaaaatgaagaataaatTGGACCCAAAGCAAACGATTCTAAACAACGAAGGGATTGAGTGGACTCCGAAGCGTACTGACTAGCTTGTGACTGAAAATGAGGTAAGTCAGAATGTGATTGAGGCCCATTGGCTGGTGATTGGTTCAAGACAGGGAGACTCGTTGAGGTTGAATATGTTCCGTTAGTCGTACTATTCGTAGatgtattttcagttgaaaatggAATGACTTGCGAAAATTCAGAATTGTTAGAACGTAATAGATTTGAAGGACCATTTCCGTTGGTACCAGTAAAACCAAATGTATTGCTAGTGGTAACTGACAAATTTGAGGTAATTCTAACagtttctttgaaattattttgattacTACAGTAGAAATGACCCTGCTGAGACACTGATTGAAAGTCTTGACGAAAATGCTCCGGTGACATTTGCCCTTGAGATGCAGTTGGCATATTAAGTGTCCCAAGAGAATCTTCGTAGCACTGAGCTAGTTGATGAACTGAGAATTGAGTTTCGTCACCTGAGCTAGTTGATAACTCAGGACTCCCTGGGGAAGGACTCAAAGAGGCTTGAGATAATGCTGTCGTATCACCAgctttaagtttcttcttttctgaaaatgaaaatacatcatacataaaaataaggatTCGAATTAGTGTTTCCAATTTCCCAAAAAATCAAGGATTTCACAAAAATTATCTGTTTCACCCCAATAAAACTCATTCCTTCCTTAATACCCCCGAAATCATCAATCTTTTCAAATCTTATTGAGAACCAAAACACAATATTTGTACATATAAAGGTAGACAATTGTTATCAGCACGATAATTATATGCCCATACATTTTTCGTTAAGCAAGAATACTACATTAAAACGACTTCCGACGTCAGATCAAAAGAAATTATACGGTAGCtacttaatttcaaaatttgaaatatttaaattttaaaaaataagtaaatggtTGCAGGACTGCCGCGGACACAATCGTGCTTTTTAGACACATTTTCAACCATTAGGTCATAAAAATTCAGCACGGTCAAAAGGGGTACATTACGAAAATTAAGGTCACATTTAATTCATAGGGTTCGAGATTCTTGTTCGATAACAGCTTATATCCTAGCACTGAATATTGATTTTGATTGGGATAACACgtgtattgcaaaaaaaaaacaacacaaccacattttttttttttaatgcaacaaGGACTCTGTAACCCCTCCAAGGCACTTGACCTTTCTGTCGTGAACCCATTCATTAACAGTAGCATACTTCTTATTATATGGTTATattccaatttttcaattttgtaaaatatcaCATCTAGTTCAATGAAATATAGGCTGGAAGTTATAATTGGTTTATTCAAAACACTATATTTGCTACGGGTATATATGTTTACAATTACACCAAACACATAAGAGACTATGGGAAAAAAGTGTAAGGTCGAGACGTGTGTGGGCTTAAAGCAGACACCAGTGGCGTCAAAGGCCTTTAATACTGTGTGGATGCCTTTAGTATGCACACGAGTTAGTCAATCCCACAAACAAATGTGTACACAAATTATGAAATATCAAACAAATCCGCAATTTAGACTTTCAAGCTAAGTTAAAAACTCTTGCCCCTCTCCTCTCTTCCTCCTCCCCTCTCCTCTCATATAAAAATAACCCATAAGAATCTCGACCCAACCTCAGGGCCGAAGACGGGAGCTGTCATCTCTACGGTGCAGAGGAGGCAAAAGTAAACGAAAAGGATCTTTTGATAGCTAAAAGCCCAGGAAAGCTCGTTATTTTACTAGAATTAAATTATGTTGACTAGTACATTTAGGTCTTTCCTTTGAAACATGATATTTGAAGAATTTGAGACCTTTTCCTTTGGGGAAAAGCACGTGTCATGTAACCACTGGGGTATAGTGTTTGCATTTTCTAACCGTTCTCATTAAAATTGCTCTCTAAAAAAGTTTACCTGATGCCACCTTGGGCTCTAGGCGTAAACAGTACAAAAGTGCTCGGGTGTCATGCGATCggtttttgttctaaaaaaagtAACAGAACAGAGCATTTACGACCGAATTAGCCCCCTCCAACTTTCAAAGAGCATTCGTTCTCCatgataaatacaaaaaaaaataattcaaataattaataatatttggtAGATATTGTTTCTTCCGTGAAGATTCTTTTTCAAACTCGTTTCAATTTACTTGAACATTCTTTACACTCTTTTAGTGGCCTTACtgcagcataaaaaaaaaaagttgttaactctagaacttaaaaaaaacgtttataCCAACATTTATCATTTGGTTCCactgtataaatatatacattcgAACAGTAGCGAAAAGTTTCTCCAAACATCACGCGCATTAATAGCGCGCTGTTTGGGAAATTCCAAAATGGTCAGAGCAATAGTTTCTCATCATGATGCGCTAAGAATTGTGCGTGCGCGAAGACGGGGTCAAGATGAGTGGTATAGCTTGtgttgtttcagatgtgtttcaAAATTCTTCAATGGAGGTTAAAGGACTTTTTGCTATTGTTCGTATATATCTATACTGTGATTTGGCTCCGACTACCCTCTTTAGAACCCcacatttttcattatttattacttGAGCATGCGGGAATAATtcaaaatactactactactactacgaatAACTCACTGCGGTAttaagccacctgaggccaacacagctacgcacgctcctcctccaacctagtctatttaaagcctccctctttacaccctcccaggaagttcccatttcctttaaatctttatttatgacatcctcccaacccagacaaggacgacctgctttccgtgtagccccagacggttggccaaaaagggcaatcttcggtaatctgtcatccttcatccgtagaacgtggcctagccatatcaacctttctttcattatagccccagaaagcgggattgaaccacacttttcgtacaacctactgtttgaaatacggtcaatcagccgggtacccagaacaatccgtaggcaatttctctggaaaacatctagtaaattttcatctgcttttcggagtgccaatgcttcagagccatatttgaccactgtcatcactgtagcttccaatattctaatcttggtttgtaggcttatatttctattcttccaaactttttttaactgtgaaaaaacaccctcagctttagctattctacttttaacatcttcactgctcccaccatctttactaataatactaccaaggtaactgaagctcccaacctgatcaatcttttcgttacctaatgtcacctgttcatcttcacttattcctagccttagtgacttagtcttcttaacattaattttcaagcctattttagcaccctgaactcgtaaaacctctaaaaattcattcattttgctcacactttcatctaatatgcttaaatcatcagcataatctaagtccaggagcgttcttcctccccatttgattcatGGTCCCCAATCgccttttctgtgctccttaagacgaagtccatcaaaatgatccatataaagggggatagaacacaacactgcttaactcctgatttaatacaaaaccagttgctaacctcatttcctaccttaaccgcagcagtattattctcgtacatagcgcagataactttaatgtatttttctggtataccatataacgataagacctttgttaacgctgttctatcaacagaatcgaaagcttgctcataatcgataaaactaaggaccaaaggtgtttgacaacgaagggacttctcaattattaacctaagagtgaaaacatggtcgacacatcctc is a window of Artemia franciscana chromosome 7, ASM3288406v1, whole genome shotgun sequence DNA encoding:
- the LOC136029007 gene encoding uncharacterized protein LOC136029007 isoform X3, whose protein sequence is MEQREVCLKWNDYLDVFHGAFLSVLDIDHFTDVTLLCDSHSINCHRLVLSSSSSFFETLLLGISHSHPIIIVKDVEFHDLQALVEFMYTGEVTVPKHQTSSLVKVAEMFKVKGLAYPDVIANQIQKPSYLSQNSQITQPAVKGNRVVLTSDNKSLTENFSSNLEPPVADTSNGNLVNSPAETSSSVYPTDNAACNSLQVKTEFAASIDKGGSNSSDQFADDGGHFDYGSETLVRSRILERRERKPNASLNLSEVEDASSRHNEEIVGVPDPHLFLSGEDITLGNFPGFSGNCQLQLDTEESDATSFDSQVPGFPSSIIYQGKMPTRTFRRGVRPKAFYCTACNKGFTSIGRLRRHYSTNIHQNAVKYSGLPDPARKKKKLKAGDTTALSQASLSPSPGSPELSTSSGDETQFSVHQLAQCYEDSLGTLNMPTASQGQMSPEHFRQDFQSVSQQGHFYCSNQNNFKETVRITSNLSVTTSNTFGFTGTNGNGPSNLLRSNNSEFSQVIPFSTENTSTNSTTNGTYSTSTSLPVLNQSPANGPQSHSDLPHFQSQASQYASESTQSLRCLESFALGPIYSSFSSTYNQDDPNFCDSALPPNSQVPPSEGTRGAKAKAELKLKQSDIGTSYCFKTAQPSISAIPCIPYNLSTVSKDDSLPKLLVKKKPKKIKKKVRELLVASKSELHGNAFPIEIVVNKKYVSPPSPPRAPCEIPIPLQNEILPSFSESPVESETPQVTENLPYDEANLGFNNNNTLAISGKLVFGRVSGSSDGNSSTAVNPQRKIWTNAPFA